A window of the Gordonia humi genome harbors these coding sequences:
- a CDS encoding helix-turn-helix domain-containing protein produces the protein MPAPDQRFTPRQLRERVVRRTALARALVEARQQAGLNQSQLAAASGLSRSAIVRLERGDASISSDRLWDLAKALGMRPSQIYAAAEADEAAAQTLD, from the coding sequence GTGCCAGCACCCGACCAGCGCTTCACGCCGCGGCAACTGCGGGAACGCGTCGTGCGTAGAACCGCGCTGGCGCGGGCGCTCGTCGAGGCACGCCAGCAGGCCGGACTGAACCAAAGCCAACTGGCTGCGGCCAGCGGCCTGTCGAGGTCGGCGATCGTCAGGCTCGAACGGGGCGACGCATCCATCAGTAGCGACCGCTTATGGGATCTCGCAAAGGCGCTTGGTATGCGTCCAAGTCAGATCTACGCCGCAGCTGAGGCCGACGAAGCCGCAGCTCAAACGCTCGACTAG
- a CDS encoding antirestriction protein ArdA: MTTTVTTNTPRIWAGCESCYSNGRLVGVWVDAVYAADLTAEQIHAGSGVDPAAEGCEEFVCMDTDGLPTTGEPSLEEAARWGEIYEEVGDEQWPALCAWVRSGSYIAEGDTDYPSVSDFEEAYCGTWDSFADYAEDLAEGCGLLEAVPEELRGYFDLRGAWARDLAFDYSVETCETGGVYVFRSL, encoded by the coding sequence ATGACCACCACCGTCACCACCAACACCCCTCGTATCTGGGCCGGATGTGAAAGCTGCTACTCGAACGGCCGCCTCGTCGGCGTGTGGGTCGACGCCGTGTACGCCGCGGATCTCACCGCCGAACAGATCCACGCCGGCTCCGGTGTGGACCCCGCCGCCGAGGGCTGCGAGGAGTTCGTCTGCATGGACACTGACGGCCTGCCCACGACCGGCGAGCCGTCGCTGGAAGAAGCTGCCCGCTGGGGCGAGATCTACGAAGAGGTCGGCGACGAGCAGTGGCCGGCCCTGTGCGCCTGGGTGCGCTCCGGCTCGTACATCGCGGAGGGCGACACCGACTACCCGTCCGTCTCCGACTTCGAGGAGGCGTACTGCGGCACCTGGGACAGCTTCGCCGACTACGCCGAAGACCTGGCTGAGGGCTGCGGCCTGCTGGAGGCAGTACCGGAGGAACTGCGCGGGTACTTCGACCTGCGCGGCGCGTGGGCGAGGGACCTCGCCTTTGACTACAGCGTCGAGACCTGCGAGACCGGCGGCGTCTACGTGTTCAGGAGCCTGTGA
- a CDS encoding carboxymuconolactone decarboxylase family protein yields the protein MTDKPETTLRNRPTESGAATLRQLQPQHRDLRKAIPEVYAGFGALGTAAFTDGALDRKTKELIAFAIGVVEGCDGCIASHGQAAAHAGATNQEAAEAIGVTFLMHGGPATIHGARAYEVFRGFTNTDQ from the coding sequence ATGACCGATAAGCCCGAGACCACGCTGCGCAACCGCCCCACAGAATCTGGAGCCGCAACCCTTCGACAGTTGCAGCCACAACACCGTGACCTCCGCAAAGCGATCCCGGAGGTCTACGCAGGCTTCGGAGCACTAGGTACAGCAGCCTTTACTGACGGTGCGCTAGACCGCAAAACAAAAGAACTCATCGCCTTCGCTATTGGAGTCGTCGAAGGATGCGACGGCTGCATCGCCTCCCACGGCCAAGCCGCAGCACACGCTGGCGCAACGAACCAGGAAGCAGCCGAAGCAATCGGCGTGACATTCCTCATGCATGGCGGGCCCGCAACTATCCACGGCGCCCGCGCCTACGAAGTCTTCCGCGGATTCACCAACACCGATCAATAA
- a CDS encoding MMPL family transporter, translating to MPETARGTSELRDGRTRAPLTGLLGRLGVWVSGHGRVVIAVWVLLVIGLGSFAPFVEKNLSGAGWQADGSQSVQVRELAQKHFGGNASHAIQVVVHDDTGPLTEGQGPQVLARVTSTLEDDPRIAEVIAAQPGATLSSDGKTAIILAGAGADTNEMVRAANDLKGPLSALSTDSVSVNPTGSSVLWSDFNAANLKAMLTSEMLSWPITLAILVIAFGTLVAAGLPLLLTLAGLIASAGALVLINEVVPVSIWAMNFAMMFSLALGIDYALFLVVRYRAARFGQGASPKEAITQTMNTAGKAVLLSAATVLISLSAVMLVPSPSFRSMAGGIMLSVVFVLAATLTLLPLVLVKLDKRINAIALPWARTGQHHSPAFERWGQRLWKRPYAWGAVALAILIALSVPLAGLKTAMPSITVLPSDAHARVGYDQVKDAFGPGAPGTLQVITPSSSAAQTHQVLDADPGIAGAMPPIAATDESGLSLISSVPTVDPSDPSLASTIDRLRTQLPDGTLVGGAAVENLDLKTQLDTSTPIVITVVLLLGFALLLVALRAPLIALIGTVVSLLSTAAAFGVARLVFQDGIGANLFGFESQGFLDAWAPVFFFAMIFAIAMDYTVFLLSSAKEHWERSGDPKEAMIGAVAHSGRVIFAAGGVMVAVFFTFALSGPLPPKEMGVILGVAVLLDTFLVRLVLLPVALRLAGRAAWACPAWLSKILPNISFAHD from the coding sequence ATGCCAGAGACGGCAAGGGGTACATCGGAACTGAGGGACGGGAGGACACGGGCGCCGCTGACGGGCCTGCTGGGGCGCCTGGGCGTCTGGGTCAGTGGACATGGCCGGGTCGTCATCGCTGTGTGGGTGCTGTTGGTTATCGGCCTCGGTTCTTTCGCGCCGTTCGTAGAGAAGAATCTCTCCGGTGCGGGGTGGCAGGCCGACGGTTCGCAATCGGTACAGGTGCGGGAGTTGGCGCAGAAGCACTTTGGCGGCAACGCTAGTCATGCGATTCAGGTGGTCGTACACGACGATACGGGGCCATTGACCGAAGGCCAGGGTCCGCAGGTCCTTGCCCGGGTGACTTCCACCCTGGAGGATGACCCGAGGATCGCTGAGGTCATCGCTGCGCAGCCGGGGGCGACACTGAGCTCAGACGGCAAGACCGCGATCATCCTTGCTGGCGCAGGCGCAGACACTAATGAGATGGTCCGTGCCGCAAACGACCTCAAGGGCCCATTGAGCGCGTTGTCCACCGACAGCGTGTCGGTGAACCCGACCGGCTCTTCGGTTCTGTGGTCGGACTTCAACGCGGCCAACCTCAAGGCAATGCTCACCTCGGAGATGCTGTCGTGGCCTATCACGCTGGCGATCCTGGTGATCGCATTCGGAACCCTGGTCGCCGCCGGCCTACCCTTGCTGCTGACGCTAGCGGGGCTAATAGCCTCAGCCGGAGCGCTCGTGCTCATCAATGAGGTCGTGCCGGTCTCGATATGGGCAATGAATTTCGCGATGATGTTCTCGCTGGCCTTGGGCATCGACTACGCGCTGTTCCTGGTGGTCCGGTATCGAGCCGCACGGTTCGGACAAGGGGCATCGCCAAAAGAAGCGATCACGCAGACTATGAACACTGCCGGTAAAGCGGTGTTGCTATCTGCAGCGACCGTATTGATCTCGTTATCTGCAGTAATGTTGGTTCCCTCGCCGTCGTTTCGTTCGATGGCCGGCGGAATCATGCTGTCGGTGGTATTCGTCCTCGCGGCAACGCTAACTTTGCTGCCGCTAGTGTTGGTCAAGCTTGACAAGCGGATCAATGCGATCGCGTTACCGTGGGCCCGGACCGGACAACACCACTCGCCGGCCTTCGAACGTTGGGGCCAGCGACTGTGGAAGCGTCCGTATGCGTGGGGCGCTGTCGCGCTGGCGATCCTGATTGCACTGTCAGTCCCGCTGGCGGGACTGAAGACGGCGATGCCGTCAATCACTGTGCTGCCCTCCGACGCTCACGCTCGGGTCGGCTACGACCAGGTCAAGGATGCCTTCGGTCCCGGCGCACCCGGAACGCTACAAGTCATCACCCCTTCCTCGTCCGCAGCACAGACACACCAGGTACTTGACGCGGATCCCGGGATTGCCGGGGCGATGCCGCCCATCGCAGCAACCGACGAGAGCGGGCTGTCACTCATCTCGTCGGTACCGACAGTTGATCCCTCCGATCCGAGCCTGGCGAGCACCATCGACCGGCTCCGCACCCAGTTGCCCGACGGCACGTTGGTCGGCGGCGCAGCAGTGGAGAACCTTGACCTTAAGACGCAGTTGGACACATCCACACCGATCGTGATCACGGTCGTGCTACTCCTAGGATTCGCGCTATTACTGGTCGCTCTTCGCGCACCCCTAATCGCTCTGATCGGCACAGTGGTGAGCCTGCTGTCCACTGCGGCTGCGTTCGGCGTCGCCCGCCTGGTTTTCCAGGACGGTATCGGCGCAAACCTATTCGGGTTCGAGTCGCAGGGATTCCTCGACGCGTGGGCGCCAGTCTTCTTCTTCGCCATGATCTTTGCCATCGCCATGGATTACACCGTTTTCCTACTCTCATCAGCCAAGGAACACTGGGAACGTTCTGGGGATCCGAAAGAAGCGATGATCGGAGCTGTCGCGCATTCGGGCCGCGTCATCTTCGCCGCCGGGGGTGTGATGGTCGCAGTGTTCTTTACCTTCGCCTTGTCCGGACCGCTTCCTCCGAAAGAGATGGGCGTCATCCTCGGTGTCGCGGTCCTCCTCGACACCTTCCTCGTCCGACTAGTCCTGCTCCCCGTCGCACTACGCCTTGCAGGACGCGCTGCCTGGGCCTGTCCTGCGTGGCTCAGCAAGATACTGCCGAACATTAGCTTCGCCCACGACTAG
- a CDS encoding DUF302 domain-containing protein, which yields MNDFTMVRTLRTPYAQAVADVRAGLTRAGFGVLTEIDIAATLKSKLGVDTEPKLILGACRPQLAYQALQADPRVAALLPCNVVITAHDAGSLVEIMNPDVMPEFTGTAALAATATEARQLLTAMLDELPDGGAL from the coding sequence ATGAACGATTTCACGATGGTTCGCACGCTGCGGACGCCCTATGCGCAAGCTGTGGCCGATGTGCGGGCAGGATTGACACGAGCAGGTTTTGGGGTCCTGACCGAGATCGATATCGCGGCAACGCTCAAATCGAAACTCGGTGTAGACACCGAGCCGAAATTGATCCTCGGAGCGTGCCGACCACAACTGGCGTATCAAGCACTGCAGGCAGATCCGCGAGTGGCCGCGCTGCTGCCGTGCAATGTCGTCATTACCGCCCACGACGCTGGTTCGCTTGTCGAGATCATGAACCCCGACGTGATGCCCGAATTCACCGGCACCGCGGCACTAGCAGCCACCGCTACCGAGGCTCGGCAACTGCTCACAGCGATGCTTGACGAACTCCCCGACGGCGGTGCCCTGTGA
- a CDS encoding metal-sensing transcriptional repressor — MKIPEQAAKPIVTRLKRAHGHLATVIKMLEDGQECEDVLTQLAAVNKALARSGYALVATGLQYCIATEGPENVDQQKLEKLFLALA, encoded by the coding sequence GTGAAGATTCCAGAGCAGGCCGCCAAACCGATCGTCACCAGGCTCAAACGTGCACACGGGCACCTAGCCACCGTCATCAAGATGCTCGAAGACGGTCAAGAATGTGAAGACGTCCTTACCCAGCTTGCTGCCGTCAACAAAGCTCTCGCACGCAGCGGCTACGCCCTCGTCGCCACCGGACTGCAATACTGCATCGCCACAGAAGGCCCCGAAAACGTCGACCAACAGAAGCTAGAGAAGCTCTTCCTGGCTCTCGCGTAA
- a CDS encoding DUF4244 domain-containing protein: MGTVAAAAFGALLYTIISGDNILSALTGIITRALNTVTR; encoded by the coding sequence GTGGGGACGGTCGCCGCCGCGGCGTTCGGCGCGCTGCTCTACACGATCATCAGCGGAGACAACATCCTGTCGGCGCTGACCGGGATCATCACCCGGGCGCTCAACACCGTCACCCGGTGA
- a CDS encoding TadE family type IV pilus minor pilin, producing MSRLLRDERGMVTVEAAFALAAITMFLVVGIGAVTGVITQIRCTDAAREVARLAAAGDSSASEIGRSVAPGGARITVTTGGESITVTVSAEVPMVPMLTVSARAVAAAEPNGVSGETP from the coding sequence ATGAGCCGGCTGCTGCGGGACGAGCGGGGAATGGTGACCGTCGAGGCGGCGTTCGCGCTCGCCGCGATCACTATGTTCCTCGTCGTCGGCATCGGTGCGGTGACGGGGGTGATCACTCAGATCCGGTGCACGGACGCGGCACGCGAGGTGGCCCGTCTCGCAGCGGCGGGCGACTCGTCGGCCTCGGAGATCGGCCGGTCGGTGGCGCCGGGTGGAGCGCGGATCACGGTGACGACAGGAGGGGAGTCGATCACCGTGACCGTGTCCGCGGAGGTACCCATGGTGCCGATGCTGACCGTGTCGGCGAGGGCCGTCGCCGCTGCCGAACCGAATGGTGTGTCCGGTGAGACTCCGTGA
- a CDS encoding Rv3654c family TadE-like protein: protein MVCPVRLRDDRGFATVAGAAVIAALATVLVAVLYVGAAVVARHRAQSAADLAALAAASVHVSVAGDACAAARERVASQDGAPSIVDCRIDGQDVVVQVAVRVRLGGLGVRDATGVARAGPIGP from the coding sequence ATGGTGTGTCCGGTGAGACTCCGTGATGATCGCGGTTTCGCGACGGTCGCCGGTGCGGCTGTCATCGCGGCGCTGGCGACCGTCCTCGTCGCCGTTCTGTATGTCGGGGCGGCCGTCGTCGCCCGCCATCGAGCGCAGAGCGCGGCCGATCTCGCGGCCCTGGCCGCCGCCTCCGTGCACGTGTCGGTGGCCGGAGACGCGTGCGCCGCGGCACGCGAGCGCGTCGCCTCGCAGGACGGAGCACCGTCGATCGTCGACTGCCGGATCGACGGGCAGGACGTCGTCGTGCAGGTGGCGGTGCGTGTTCGGTTGGGCGGGCTCGGTGTCCGTGATGCGACGGGTGTTGCGCGGGCCGGGCCGATCGGACCGTGA
- a CDS encoding DEAD/DEAH box helicase, with product MQHATYGSELLGRTLAGTDADETSPLTHMAVIPTRTAEFADWPAWVDPRVRDAFRERGLAAPWRHQVEAADHAYAGRHVCVCTGTASGKSLAYQLPILTTFAQDPNATALYLSPTKALGADQLRAAAQIVADIPSLRHLQPSAYDGDTDTELRRWARMHSRWIFTNPDMLHVGICSSHAKWRQFFARLKYIVVDECHHYRGVFGSHTALVLQRTLRIARRYGADPVVIGASATVSNPAQALSRLIGDDVVAVTDDTSPHGERTVAMWEPGFVDGGADEGEHGENGAPVRRAAGAEAARLLADFVIEGARTLCFVRSRRGVEVTAVKAKQLLAESAPELVDRVAAYRAGYLADDRRKLERALSDGELLGVATTNALELGVDISGLDAVVVAGYPGTVASFWQQAGRAGRRGEGSLVVMVARDDPLDTYLVHHPASLLERPVEATVTDPANPYVLGPHLLCAATEFPISDDEAHAWRAVDVIGELVADGHLKRRRAGWYPAPGLDPHGDIDIRGGIGGQVLIVDTTTSQLLGTVDTSRAMTSVFPGAVHLHQGVSYVVDELDLDQGLALAHPEEPDWTTSPREVSEVVIDRVVAQRTFGPLTVGFAEVTVTSQVVGFLRKALSGEILDQVPLDLPEEQLSTRAVMYTVDPDAMVDAGIAPDKFPGALHAAEHAAIGMLGLVATCDRWDIGGLSTDMHPQTSLPTVFVYDGFPGGAGFAERGHEAFADWIAATDEAVSSCACSSGCPSCVQSPKCGNGNEPLDKEHAITLLRLIGRHYDA from the coding sequence ATGCAGCATGCCACCTACGGCAGCGAACTGCTCGGCAGAACCCTCGCCGGAACCGACGCCGACGAGACTTCCCCACTCACCCATATGGCTGTGATCCCCACGCGCACAGCCGAGTTCGCCGATTGGCCGGCGTGGGTCGATCCGCGGGTGCGCGACGCCTTTCGGGAGCGCGGGCTCGCCGCGCCGTGGCGGCACCAGGTGGAGGCAGCCGATCACGCGTACGCCGGACGCCACGTGTGCGTATGCACGGGCACCGCGTCGGGAAAGTCACTCGCGTACCAACTCCCGATCCTCACCACGTTCGCCCAGGATCCGAATGCGACCGCCCTGTACCTGTCCCCCACCAAGGCGCTCGGCGCCGATCAGCTCCGCGCCGCCGCGCAGATCGTCGCCGACATCCCGTCACTGCGACATCTGCAGCCGAGCGCGTACGACGGCGACACCGACACCGAGCTCCGTCGGTGGGCCCGGATGCATTCGCGATGGATCTTCACCAACCCGGACATGCTGCACGTCGGGATCTGCTCGTCGCACGCCAAATGGCGCCAGTTCTTCGCCAGGCTGAAGTACATCGTCGTCGACGAGTGCCACCACTATCGCGGCGTGTTCGGCTCGCACACCGCGCTCGTCCTGCAACGGACGCTGCGGATCGCACGACGCTACGGCGCCGACCCGGTCGTCATCGGCGCGAGCGCGACCGTGTCCAATCCCGCGCAGGCGCTGTCACGATTGATCGGCGACGACGTCGTCGCCGTCACCGACGACACGTCGCCGCACGGCGAGCGCACCGTCGCCATGTGGGAGCCCGGCTTCGTCGACGGCGGCGCCGACGAGGGCGAACACGGTGAGAACGGCGCACCCGTCCGACGCGCCGCGGGAGCCGAGGCCGCACGACTGCTCGCCGACTTCGTGATCGAGGGCGCCCGCACCCTGTGCTTCGTGCGGTCGCGGCGCGGCGTCGAAGTGACCGCGGTCAAGGCAAAGCAACTGCTGGCCGAGTCGGCGCCCGAACTGGTCGACCGCGTCGCCGCCTACCGCGCCGGTTATCTGGCCGACGATCGTCGCAAGCTCGAACGCGCCCTCTCCGACGGCGAACTGCTCGGTGTCGCGACCACCAACGCCCTCGAACTCGGCGTCGACATCAGCGGCCTGGACGCCGTCGTCGTGGCCGGATATCCGGGGACCGTCGCCTCGTTCTGGCAGCAGGCGGGCCGGGCCGGCCGACGCGGCGAGGGCTCGCTGGTGGTGATGGTGGCCCGCGACGATCCGCTCGACACCTATCTGGTGCATCATCCCGCGTCGCTGCTGGAACGCCCCGTCGAGGCGACCGTCACCGATCCGGCGAACCCGTACGTCCTCGGACCGCATCTGCTGTGCGCGGCCACCGAGTTCCCGATCTCCGACGACGAGGCACACGCCTGGCGGGCCGTCGACGTGATCGGCGAGCTGGTGGCCGACGGGCATCTCAAACGACGCCGGGCCGGCTGGTACCCGGCGCCGGGCCTGGACCCCCACGGCGACATCGACATCCGCGGCGGCATCGGCGGACAGGTCCTGATCGTGGACACCACGACGTCGCAGTTGTTGGGCACCGTGGACACCTCTCGCGCGATGACGTCGGTGTTCCCGGGCGCCGTCCATCTGCACCAGGGTGTGAGCTACGTGGTCGACGAACTCGACCTGGACCAGGGACTGGCCCTCGCGCACCCGGAGGAGCCGGACTGGACCACGTCACCGCGCGAGGTCAGCGAAGTGGTCATCGACCGGGTCGTCGCCCAGCGCACGTTCGGCCCGCTGACCGTCGGGTTCGCCGAGGTGACCGTCACCAGTCAGGTGGTCGGATTCCTCCGCAAGGCCCTCTCCGGCGAGATCCTCGACCAGGTCCCCCTCGACCTCCCCGAAGAGCAGTTGTCCACGCGCGCTGTGATGTACACGGTGGACCCCGACGCGATGGTGGACGCCGGGATCGCCCCCGACAAGTTCCCGGGCGCCCTGCACGCCGCGGAACACGCCGCGATCGGCATGCTCGGGTTGGTCGCCACCTGCGATCGGTGGGACATCGGCGGGCTGTCCACCGACATGCATCCGCAGACGTCGCTGCCGACCGTGTTCGTCTACGACGGATTCCCCGGCGGTGCGGGCTTCGCCGAACGCGGCCACGAGGCGTTCGCCGACTGGATCGCCGCCACCGACGAGGCCGTCTCGTCGTGCGCCTGCAGCAGCGGCTGCCCGTCGTGCGTGCAGTCGCCCAAGTGCGGCAACGGCAACGAGCCGCTCGACAAGGAGCACGCGATCACCCTGCTCCGGCTGATCGGGCGACACTACGACGCATGA
- a CDS encoding cold-shock protein, which yields MAQGTVKWFNAEKGFGFIAPDEGNDDVFVHYSEIQGNGFRTLEENQRVEFEVGQGTKGPQATGVRAV from the coding sequence ATGGCACAGGGCACTGTGAAGTGGTTCAACGCGGAGAAGGGCTTCGGCTTCATCGCGCCTGACGAGGGTAACGACGACGTGTTCGTCCACTACTCGGAGATTCAGGGCAACGGCTTCCGCACCCTCGAAGAGAACCAGCGCGTGGAGTTCGAGGTCGGCCAGGGCACCAAGGGCCCGCAGGCCACCGGCGTCCGCGCAGTCTGA
- the topA gene encoding type I DNA topoisomerase, producing MAATDSANPAIRRLVIVESPTKARKIAGYLGANYVVESSRGHIRDLPRGAADVPAKYKGQPWARLGVNVDDGFEPLYVVSADKKSTVSELRALMRDVDELYLATDGDREGEAIAWHLLETLKPKIPVKRMVFHEITEPAIIAAAENPRDLDIDLVDAQETRRILDRLYGYEVSPVLWKKVMPKLSAGRVQSVATRVIVERERERMAFVSADYWDIAATMDAGADARPRTFSSRLVSVNDDRVATGRDFGSDGRLKKGAGVTVLDSARATALAAGLEGAALTVTSVEEKPYTRRPYAPFMTSTLQQEAGRKLRFTSDRTMRIAQRLYENGYITYMRTDSTTLSESAINAARAQARDLYGDKFVHATPRQYNRKVKNAQEAHEAIRPAGETFRTPGQVASALDTDEFRLYELIWQRTVASQMADARGTTMSLKIGGRAATGEEVTFSSSGRTITFPGFLSAYVETVDDLAGGQADDAESRLPNLVEGQSLTAESLVADGHSTNPPARYTEASLVKVLEELGIGRPSTYASIIGTIQDRGYVIKKGNALVPSWIAFAVVGLLEGYFNSLVDYDFTASLEDDLDQIANGNQNRVSWLTEFYFGDDAETAPETTDKDAAGAIARAGGLKKLVGVNLEGIDAREVNSIKLFDDSQGRPIVVRVGRYGPYLERNVAGPDAEPDLKRANLPSDMTPDELTLEVAEKLFETPQEGRELGVDPVTGHRIVAKEGRFGPYVTEILPEEPDDDGDGAPVPTIPAGPTPRDGGELPTGGVVSLDDVPSGGVATATSTETAKKTVKKTAKKAAKKAGPKPRTGSLFKSMDISTVTLDDALKLLSLPRVVGVDPASNEEITAQNGRYGPYLKKGTDSRSLTSEDQLFSVTLDEALKIYSEPKRRGRAAAAPPLRELGKNDDVSGGAMVIKDGRFGPYVTDGETNASLRKGDEVASITPERAMELLADRRARGPAKKAAKKTAKKTTAKKTAATTTAAKKTTAAKKTTAKKTTAAKKSTAAKKTTAAKKTTAKKAAPKKTD from the coding sequence GTGGCCGCCACTGACAGTGCTAACCCCGCTATCCGTCGACTCGTCATCGTCGAGTCGCCGACTAAAGCGCGCAAGATCGCGGGGTACCTCGGCGCGAACTACGTCGTCGAATCGTCACGTGGACACATTCGGGACCTTCCGCGCGGAGCCGCTGACGTGCCCGCCAAGTACAAGGGGCAGCCGTGGGCCCGCCTCGGTGTGAACGTCGACGACGGCTTCGAACCGCTGTACGTGGTGTCCGCGGACAAGAAGTCGACGGTCTCGGAACTGCGCGCGCTGATGCGCGACGTGGACGAGCTCTACCTCGCGACGGACGGTGACCGCGAGGGTGAGGCCATCGCCTGGCATCTCCTGGAGACCTTGAAGCCGAAGATCCCGGTCAAGCGCATGGTGTTCCACGAGATCACCGAACCCGCGATCATCGCCGCCGCCGAGAACCCGCGCGACCTCGACATCGACCTGGTGGACGCCCAGGAGACCCGACGCATCCTCGACCGCCTGTACGGCTACGAGGTGTCGCCGGTCCTGTGGAAGAAGGTCATGCCGAAGCTGTCGGCGGGCCGTGTCCAGTCGGTCGCCACGCGCGTCATCGTCGAGCGTGAACGTGAGCGGATGGCGTTCGTGTCCGCCGACTACTGGGACATCGCCGCGACGATGGACGCGGGCGCCGACGCCAGACCGCGCACCTTCTCATCGCGTCTGGTGAGTGTGAACGACGACCGAGTCGCCACCGGCCGCGACTTCGGTTCCGACGGCAGGCTCAAGAAGGGCGCGGGTGTCACCGTCCTCGACAGCGCCCGTGCCACCGCGCTCGCGGCGGGGCTCGAAGGCGCCGCACTCACCGTCACCTCGGTCGAGGAGAAGCCGTACACGCGTCGCCCGTATGCGCCGTTCATGACCTCGACGCTGCAGCAGGAGGCCGGTCGCAAACTGCGTTTCACCTCCGATCGCACCATGCGGATCGCGCAGCGCCTGTACGAGAACGGCTACATCACCTATATGCGAACCGACTCGACGACGCTGTCGGAGTCGGCCATCAACGCCGCTCGCGCACAGGCTCGAGACCTGTACGGCGACAAGTTCGTTCACGCGACGCCGCGTCAGTACAACCGCAAGGTGAAGAACGCGCAGGAGGCCCACGAGGCGATCCGCCCCGCGGGCGAGACCTTCCGCACCCCCGGTCAGGTCGCCTCCGCGCTCGACACCGACGAGTTCCGCCTGTACGAGCTGATCTGGCAGCGCACGGTCGCCTCGCAGATGGCCGACGCCCGCGGCACCACGATGAGCTTGAAGATCGGCGGCCGGGCGGCGACCGGCGAAGAGGTCACGTTCTCCTCGTCCGGCCGCACCATCACCTTTCCCGGCTTCCTGTCGGCGTACGTCGAGACCGTCGACGACCTCGCCGGAGGTCAGGCCGACGACGCCGAGAGTCGTCTGCCGAACCTGGTCGAGGGCCAGTCGCTGACCGCCGAGTCCCTCGTCGCCGACGGGCATTCGACCAATCCGCCGGCCCGGTACACCGAGGCGTCGCTGGTCAAGGTCCTCGAAGAGCTCGGCATCGGCCGGCCGTCGACGTACGCGTCGATCATCGGCACCATCCAGGACCGCGGATACGTCATCAAGAAGGGCAATGCGCTGGTCCCGTCGTGGATCGCGTTCGCCGTCGTCGGTCTGTTGGAGGGCTACTTCAACAGCCTCGTCGACTACGACTTCACCGCATCCCTGGAAGACGACCTCGACCAGATCGCCAACGGCAACCAGAATCGGGTCAGTTGGCTCACCGAGTTCTACTTCGGCGACGACGCCGAGACCGCCCCTGAGACGACCGACAAGGACGCGGCGGGCGCCATCGCGCGGGCTGGCGGACTCAAGAAGCTCGTCGGCGTCAATCTGGAGGGCATCGACGCCCGCGAGGTGAACTCGATCAAGCTGTTCGACGACTCGCAGGGGCGACCCATCGTCGTGCGTGTCGGACGGTACGGCCCGTATCTCGAGCGCAACGTCGCCGGACCCGATGCCGAACCCGACCTCAAGCGCGCGAATCTGCCGTCGGACATGACCCCCGACGAGCTGACCCTCGAAGTGGCCGAGAAGCTCTTCGAGACCCCGCAGGAGGGCCGCGAGCTCGGTGTGGATCCGGTGACCGGTCACCGCATCGTCGCCAAAGAAGGACGATTCGGTCCGTACGTCACCGAGATCCTTCCGGAGGAACCCGACGACGACGGCGACGGCGCACCCGTGCCGACGATTCCGGCGGGGCCCACCCCGCGCGACGGCGGGGAGCTTCCCACCGGTGGTGTCGTCTCGCTCGACGACGTGCCGTCCGGCGGTGTCGCCACGGCGACCTCGACCGAGACCGCCAAGAAGACCGTGAAGAAGACGGCCAAGAAGGCTGCGAAGAAGGCGGGCCCGAAGCCGCGCACCGGTTCGCTGTTCAAGTCGATGGACATCTCGACCGTCACCCTCGACGATGCGCTCAAGCTCCTGTCGCTGCCGCGCGTGGTGGGGGTGGACCCGGCGTCGAACGAGGAGATCACCGCTCAGAACGGCCGATACGGGCCGTACCTGAAGAAGGGGACCGATTCGCGCTCGCTGACCTCCGAGGACCAGTTGTTCTCGGTGACGCTCGACGAGGCGCTCAAGATCTACTCCGAGCCGAAGCGTCGCGGTCGTGCGGCCGCCGCGCCGCCGCTGCGCGAGCTCGGGAAGAACGATGACGTCAGCGGCGGCGCCATGGTCATCAAGGACGGCCGTTTCGGCCCGTATGTGACCGACGGCGAGACCAACGCCAGCCTGCGCAAGGGCGACGAGGTCGCGTCGATCACGCCGGAGCGTGCGATGGAGCTGCTCGCCGACCGTCGTGCTCGCGGGCCGGCCAAGAAGGCTGCGAAGAAGACCGCCAAGAAGACCACGGCGAAGAAGACGGCAGCCACGACCACGGCGGCGAAGAAGACCACGGCAGCCAAGAAGACCACCGCGAAGAAGACCACCGCGGCGAAGAAGAGTACGGCGGCCAAGAAGACCACCGCGGCCAAGAAGACCACCGCGAAGAAGGCCGCGCCGAAGAAGACCGACTGA